Within Plasmodium coatneyi strain Hackeri chromosome 14, complete sequence, the genomic segment cttctttccttttttcttcccttattccttctttgcttcttaaaccttcctttccttcttattccttctttcctcctaaAGTCAAAATTTCGAACTACGTTATTTTGcacttagaaaaaaaatattctgcattcactcattccttctttgcaaCATAGATCACAtttgatacatatatgaTTGTTCCtgcatttattatttttttttttattattttttttcttctttttcttccataaaTACACTATAAATAACTTACTCACACAGAACATGTGCACtatattatgtactattttGAGCACCCCgaccttcttcccctcctactctttaaatgtgcacattatacATTTTACTTATATTCATGTACCAtcatcctccttcttccttttcctaccttttccttccttttattttttttaaaatacatgaaaaaaatttttttaagaaagggtttgtactccttttttcttttttttttctttcttcctttttctcgaCAACGCCGTTCGTTTGGGAGAGagagtatattttttccccttccatggacatatatatgtatacatatatatatacatattatatataaatgaacaacTCCATAACGTACATAtcaaaaatagaataaaagaagaacaaaaaaaaaacaaaaaaaaaacaaagaaaaatgagaaaagaaaagaagaagcaaaaaattgccattcttacataaatagcaggtgaaaggaaaaaatcatacatacatacacatacaactatatatatatatatatagttatatatacatcatatatacatatatatgtatataatatatatatatatatatgttgaagtaaggaaaaatgtccatttttatagcacaaaatttttattatacaaGGCAAACGGtggaaaggcaaaaaatatatatataaacatatatatacacatatgcacacatatgcagatgaacaataacaacaatggCAACGCATGCAACGGTACTCAACTTcatttccttatttaaaGTTGATTTTAGCAGTGTGTACAAACATATAATACCTAATGAATAATGTAATAAGTAATAATGTAAAATGTGTAgtaatgcacatatatattttgctaATTACCCATTTCTAGAAGGAACATTTGGCTCAGTTACCATCGCAGAAGGACTTATACGGAAAAGTACTAGGAAGGAGTGACTCAATTCCATGTACTAAGCATGACGAAGTAGAAAAAGTTAAGGGTCAAATAAAAGCTTATCTTAGAACAGAGCATCGTGCTAAGAATATTGCAGAAGGGTGGTGTTACATACATGACGTAAGGAGGGTTAACAGCCACGCTAATGATCTTTGCTACACtctctattattggttagggggaAAAGTATCGGAATGTGTACAATCTTCTGAATCATTTCAAACCGTCATGGATGATATTTACAGGGAATTGAAAAGATCAGGCCTTGGAAGTGTATGTCAAAATATATGCCATGATATTAACAAAGCCACTTTCGACTctagaaaaataatatatgacTATACTCAAGACCAATTCTTTATTGAGCTGTATTCTCCTcagaaggagaaagtaaCCTCCTGTGATGAAGCATATCACAACCAccttcaaaaaataaatggagcCTATGGGAGtgtatataaggaatgtaaaagTAGCACTAATAATACCTGCTGTGGCGAATTTAAGGAATTAATtcaaggaaaaggaaatagtgGAACCTTAAATTTAACATGCAAAAATGTTACGAACCCAGGTTTTTCTGGTACTggttctacaggaacttggaatccaggttcttctggttccggttctacgggaacctggaaccccggttcttctggtaccggttctacgggaacttggaacccaggttcttctggtaccggttccaccggaaaccagaacactggtagtccaagaccagATTCTACAGCTTCCCAAGCTGATGGAAGTGCTGTGGtacctgctgctgtgtctggtggacttgctgcAGTAGCATTACCAAcattggcatattttttttacaagtataaatcgcaccttttcttcctctccttccttaaggggaataactcctctgcaaatggaagaagcagaagtaaAAGGTCCCTTAGATGTGAATTGAACAGGTTCTCAAACCACTACGACGACTCAACAACGGAATattcgtccgaatattctattccatatacctcatcatcatccagatGAAGAAGTAAGGTTGCGAGTTGGGTGGAACGAAGGTACTTCCTAAGGGAacaaaggttgttaggtgggtggtaggtggaatgAAGGtcgttaggggtggtggttggtggaaggaaggaaaggaaggggtctaaggaaagaaagaaagaaagaaagaagaaagaagaaagaagaagaaaagagaaagaaaaaaagaaaaagaaaaaaaggaaaaaaggaaaaaaggaaaaaaaaaaacaagggaAAGATAGGAATATGCCTACatacattgtatatatatgcatgcatatatgtgtatatataagtatatgcattaattatatgtatgtgcatgtacgCATATaatatgggaagaaaaaagggaaggaaggagggtgaGGAAGGTAAGGTACGATGTGCTCTGTGTGTATACGTAAACTGCATACTACATACACGTGAACATTTCATAGTAatccatcttttttttccttttaagaaaaaaaacgcaaaataaaaaacgtgCATACTAAAAATTCTGCTTCAgctcaaaagaaaaaaggaatttacgCCCTCCCCTGCCtagttccttccttcctccccttcctcatatacataacaaataatttaagtaaaataataataatatcatATATTCCAAACGAACAACCACATACGATAcaatgaaataatataaatgaatgtataaaaaggaacatgtaataagaaaaaaaaaaaaaaaattttcgatCCCTTTGCATCGCTTCCTCTTCCCTCAATTCCTTTCCCGCTTCCTCAACTTCTTCCCgttcttttccctcctccccattattattattctattatttcattttacttcccccttgCGCCGTTGTTCCTTAcatcttctctttttttttttttttttttctctgttcattatatatatatatatacatatgtgatAACTTTTATACACAGATGTTTTAACTTtgatatacatatgtgaTAACTTTGATACACAGATGTGGTCATTTTGATTCACAgagatgtgtgtgtgtatttaatTTGTTATGGTTGCTCTCAGAAGAAATTTGAACaatgtgtattattattagtgtgaaagaggaaaagaagtaaaaaatatttttaggGCGCACATActttcctacttttttttataatccttgttaaggaaaggaagtcgAGCAAATTTCttacacatgtatgttctgtataaatatataagcaGAACAATTTGTAATAcatgtttattttatacaAAAGCACACACCTATACACCATGTCAGAAACAGCACCAGTAGCACCggcaggaggaaaatatctaaatgtacattttttcctctttttaaaatgattacatacataaatatatgtgtgtgcgcacaagaatttatttacatagtataataaaaatataaaaacacgGAGGAAAacgtatgtgtatacattctaTGCGTAACCACCACATTTACAGGAAACAAATTTAGAGAACTTGGATTCAAAAATAAAGTTCTATAAACAGGTCAAAGGAACGAGTGTTTACTGCCATTTTAATggtgaagggggaaaattagGAGAAGCGAAGACCAAATTAAATTCATGCACTGAAATTAAAGGTGAAGAGGATAAAATTGCTAAGGGTCTATGTTTTGTAacttcaaaaaagaaagatgcgcaggaagaaatagaacAGGCGTTTGGGGGGTATGTGTATGGTGTGGACGAAGCGGGCCCGGAGGACGAGGACGGATCGGACGACTTGAACGAACGGTTTAATTATTCACTCTGCCATTttctctattattggttaggtgaccTTGTATGGAAAAGTAACGGGGGAAATAATGTGACAGATGGTTCtaaattttcacaaattaTGCATAAAATTTATGAGGCACTTCCAGAATTTGGTGTTAGCGAAAATTGTACACTCCTATACAAAGACGAAGACACAAACACTACTCACTTGGACAAAACAATTTTTGGTTATCGAAAAACCGTATTTGATTTTACCTTTGATTATAAAGGTATAAAGGGAAAACTGAAGAAATTTGACAACTCCtgtgatgaaaaatattatggaCACTTAGACCAAGCCTGTAAAGCATTTGAAACTGTAAGTAAAGATTGTAATAGCAAACAGAGTTCATATTGTAAAGAATTTCAAGAGAAGTATGAAACAGACAAGGATCAGAACCCCCTAACCTTAGAAAAAACTGGACCACAGGAGATAGAAGGATCTTCAGGGAAAGttaatatttacaaaaacatTAAATTAGAATTAAAATATACAGATCAATATAGGCAGAAGCTCATTGATGAGAAGACTAGAAGTAAAGCACAAGCACAGAACCGTGCAGATGCTCACCAACGGGATGCTCCTGCTCCTCCTCATTCTGCTGCTACCCTTAACCAGGTCAGTACAATAACCACGTCAAtaacaacaaacaaacaacatcaaaaacaataataataatagtaacaaatttaatgcCCTTCTCTTTAATTTTAGGGtgaatgtacacacatatattgtgttcatgataatattttaatatgCACCAATTAGGGGAAGggataagaataaaaaacacTTTGGggttacatatgtatattccaCTAATTATACTTACAGGACCTGTACTTAGATAATTTACCCTCAAAGCAAGTGTACGACACTCTTGATTTTCAGGATGTCGCACCGAAGAATGAAGGTACCTTCAACCCAATAAAAAGTAGGCTACAGGGTATACACGCAGAATACCCTGATGTGAGTACCTGTATAGATAAGATTGCCAGTGCCTGGTACTATATAACCACAATAATGGGGGAAAGGGATCCACGGTATCCTGGACGTTATaacttcttctattattggttaggatcCATACTGTGGGGAAAATTGAAGGACACTAATAAGTTCCCGGAGGCTGTGCGCATAATCTGCACAAAATTACCGGAGGGAAAAGGTACAAGTGGGTGCAAAAATCTGTACGATAAGATCACCAAAGAACAGTTCGAcaacatgaaaaaattgtataatCATTCTCAGGATTATGAAACTATTAAACAACTACTAAAGCTTAATGGATCCCGTTGTACTGAGAAACTTAAACAATACATGGATGACATCTTCAAAACTTATGATAAAGTGAAAACAGAATGTAATGGTAAGAGTGATGAGTACTGCAACAATTTTGAAAgtaaatatatgcaataCTGTACTAGGGAGTTAGCAAACTTATCATGTTCAGAAGGAATAAGTGCGGCAGCCACCGCCGCTGTCTCTTCCATATTAGGAATAGGAGCACTACCAgcggctgttttttttttatataaagtaatgatcataataaatatatacacatatgtatatatatgtatgtatatatataactaaatatgtacttatatatatatgtatgtatgtatatatgtatacatatttgtacCCCTTAACATTTGCAACCCtcacctcctttccttccacccctaacattctttcccttcccgtAACCCTTTTCTTAGCataatcttctaccctcCTGGATAAAGGACAacttttgggggggaggaaggaacaataacgTCAACAGTAGGAACAgcagtaatagaagaaaaggaagatcaGGTGGAAAGAACTGGGACACATTAACGGACAATTCAACAACAAACTCTACATACGACTCAACGGACGTTTCCACAGCAGATTCAACCATAGCAGATTCCATAGATGGTTCTACTGTATATGGTGGGCAACATGTTCGAAGGACATATAATGCAGCACGGTATCAAAAGACGAATGAAccaagaaataatatagctTATCAACGCATGTAAAACACAGTTAAATGTGTaaacaccgttaaaatgaaaactgtcaaaatgtgaaagccgctataaaatgaaaactgtgtaaaatacGACGAAcacaattaaaaatgaaatctGTAAAAAGTGCGAACAccgttaaaaatgaaaactgtataaaatatgaacacagttaaaatgcgaacaccgttaaaatgaaaactgtaaaaaatgtgaacaccgtGAAAATGCGAACacctttaaaatgaaaactgtaaaaaatgtgaagtcaattaaaatgcaaactgtgtaaaatgtgaataccgttaaaatgaaactGTTAAATGGAAACTG encodes:
- a CDS encoding KIR protein → MSETAPVAPAGGKYLNETNLENLDSKIKFYKQVKGTSVYCHFNGEGGKLGEAKTKLNSCTEIKGEEDKIAKGLCFVTSKKKDAQEEIEQAFGGYVYGVDEAGPEDEDGSDDLNERFNYSLCHFLYYWLGDLVWKSNGGNNVTDGSKFSQIMHKIYEALPEFGVSENCTLLYKDEDTNTTHLDKTIFGYRKTVFDFTFDYKGIKGKLKKFDNSCDEKYYGHLDQACKAFETVSKDCNSKQSSYCKEFQEKYETDKDQNPLTLEKTGPQEIEGSSGKVNIYKNIKLELKYTDQYRQKLIDEKTRSQYNNHVNNNKQTTSKTIIIIDLYLDNLPSKQVYDTLDFQDVAPKNEGTFNPIKSRLQGIHAEYPDVSTCIDKIASAWYYITTIMGERDPRYPGRYNFFYYWLGSILWGKLKDTNKFPEAVRIICTKLPEGKGTSGCKNLYDKITKEQFDNMKKLYNHSQDYETIKQLLKLNGSRCTEKLKQYMDDIFKTYDKVKTECNGKSDEYCNNFESKYMQYCTRELANLSCSEGISAAATAAVSSILGIGALPAAVFFLYKHNLLPSWIKDNFWGGGRNNNVNSRNSSNRRKGRSGGKNWDTLTDNSTTNSTYDSTDVSTADSTIADSIDGSTVYGGQHVRRTYNAARYQKTNEPRNNIAYQRM